TGATGCGTATAAGTTGGTCGATGAGATGAGGAGATGTAAGATTGGTCCAAATACACGAACATATGATATCATACTTCACCATCTTATAAGGGGTAGAAGAACGAATGAAGCTTATTCGGTGTTTCAGAAAATGGTTGATGATCCTGGTTGTGAACCGACTATTAGCACATACGAGATAATGGTGAGGATGTTCTGCAATGAGGACCGGATAGATATGGCGCTAAGGGTGTGGGATCAGATGAAAGCGAAGGGTGTTCTACCTGGAATGGATTCATTTTCCACGTTGATTAACAGCTTTTGTCGCGAGAATAGATTGGAAGATGCTTGCGGATACTTTCAAGAAATGCTCGATATGGGGATGAGACCTCCAGTTCCTATGTTTGATAATCTAAAACGCACACTTCTTAATGAGGGAAAAGAGGA
This Capsicum annuum cultivar UCD-10X-F1 unplaced genomic scaffold, UCD10Xv1.1 ctg36295, whole genome shotgun sequence DNA region includes the following protein-coding sequences:
- the LOC124891497 gene encoding pentatricopeptide repeat-containing protein At1g71060, mitochondrial-like; the protein is AYKLVDEMRRCKIGPNTRTYDIILHHLIRGRRTNEAYSVFQKMVDDPGCEPTISTYEIMVRMFCNEDRIDMALRVWDQMKAKGVLPGMDSFSTLINSFCRENRLEDACGYFQEMLDMGMRPPVPMFDNLKRTLLNEGKEETVKALWRKVEKLRKSPLVG